The Sorangiineae bacterium MSr11367 genome window below encodes:
- a CDS encoding cyclase family protein, translating into MKTAFVAAATSASLALLVACQKSPPPPDPVATPAPPPKPAAPPTLWEAYQSTFKQAKYIDLTHAFNPSIPVWPGFGPAKFKPSVAGHDVPDLVKKGAEFKYKPQGFIATAYEFTTDQYGTQLDPPAHWDEYGATISDLPPTFSVRPLVVIDIHEQAARDPNYHCTVADIQSWETRHGTIPEGSVVMIRSDWYKKWNEPQRFANAPFPGIKLDALKFLHLERKILFHGHEALDTDTTPSLEGESWLMHNHFAQAEGVANLDQVPEAGALISIGFAKPEGGTGGYARYVAIAPPDWPHGVTIAEAPGAPLPKQPFPLKRDKDGVLRPTKETK; encoded by the coding sequence ATGAAGACCGCCTTTGTCGCCGCCGCCACCAGCGCTTCGCTGGCTCTGCTCGTCGCTTGCCAGAAAAGCCCGCCTCCGCCCGATCCGGTCGCGACACCCGCTCCGCCGCCGAAGCCGGCCGCCCCGCCGACGCTCTGGGAGGCGTACCAGAGCACCTTCAAGCAAGCGAAGTACATCGACCTCACGCACGCGTTCAATCCGAGCATCCCGGTGTGGCCCGGCTTTGGCCCGGCCAAGTTCAAGCCGAGCGTCGCTGGCCATGACGTTCCCGATCTCGTGAAGAAGGGGGCCGAGTTCAAGTACAAGCCGCAAGGCTTCATCGCCACGGCCTACGAGTTCACCACCGATCAATATGGCACCCAGCTCGACCCGCCCGCGCACTGGGACGAATACGGCGCCACCATCAGCGATCTCCCGCCGACCTTCTCCGTGCGCCCGCTGGTGGTCATCGATATCCACGAGCAGGCTGCGCGCGATCCGAATTACCACTGCACGGTGGCCGATATCCAATCGTGGGAGACGCGGCATGGCACCATTCCGGAGGGCTCCGTCGTCATGATTCGCTCCGATTGGTACAAGAAGTGGAACGAGCCGCAGCGCTTTGCCAATGCGCCCTTTCCGGGCATCAAGCTCGACGCGCTCAAGTTTCTTCACCTGGAGCGCAAAATCCTCTTTCACGGCCACGAGGCGCTGGATACGGACACCACGCCTTCCCTCGAGGGGGAGTCCTGGCTGATGCACAATCACTTTGCGCAGGCCGAGGGCGTGGCCAATCTCGATCAAGTTCCCGAGGCTGGTGCCCTCATCTCCATCGGCTTCGCCAAACCGGAGGGCGGCACCGGCGGGTACGCGCGCTACGTGGCCATTGCCCCGCCGGATTGGCCCCACGGCGTCACCATCGCCGAGGCGCCCGGTGCGCCGTTGCCGAAGCAACCATTCCCGCTCAAGCGTGACAAGGATGGTGTGCTCCGGCCGACGAAAGAAACGAAATAG
- the gcvA gene encoding transcriptional regulator GcvA yields the protein MALTNRETRAKASEKVSLASSRRLPPLNAVRAFEAAARQGGFQAAGAELHVSANAVGRLVKILEDWLGVPLFRRLARGVALTDAGRDYLDRVTPLLDQLAEATADLQRAESSKVLTVSAVPSFAARWLMPRFGRFTARYPELDVRVLASVPPTDFAREGVDVAIRLGPGTYEGLRSDLLLHEDFFPVCSPRLAAGKPRLRKPKDLAKHVLLHEEWEWRIPLQIDWPRWLGAMGISGVDARRGPRFSYSHMTLQAAEEGQGVALASSALVGDALASRRLVRPFGDRFVRGPYGFFIVSPLGSAARDKVVAFRDWALEEATSTFVGRKLAPT from the coding sequence ATGGCTTTGACAAATCGAGAGACGCGCGCCAAAGCCTCCGAAAAAGTGAGCCTTGCGTCGTCGCGTCGCTTGCCGCCGCTCAATGCGGTGCGTGCATTCGAAGCGGCGGCGCGCCAGGGTGGCTTTCAAGCCGCGGGCGCCGAGTTGCACGTTTCGGCCAACGCCGTCGGGCGCCTGGTGAAAATCCTGGAGGATTGGCTCGGCGTGCCGCTCTTTCGGCGCTTGGCCCGTGGCGTGGCGCTCACCGATGCGGGCCGCGATTACCTCGACCGGGTCACACCGCTCTTGGATCAATTGGCCGAGGCCACCGCCGATCTGCAGCGCGCGGAAAGCTCCAAGGTTCTCACGGTGAGCGCCGTGCCGTCCTTCGCAGCGCGGTGGCTCATGCCCCGCTTCGGCCGATTCACGGCGCGTTACCCCGAGTTGGACGTGCGCGTGCTCGCCTCCGTCCCGCCCACCGACTTTGCACGCGAAGGCGTCGACGTCGCCATCCGTCTCGGCCCGGGCACCTACGAGGGGTTGCGCAGCGATCTCTTGCTGCACGAGGACTTCTTCCCCGTGTGCAGCCCCCGCCTCGCCGCGGGCAAGCCGCGCCTGCGCAAGCCAAAGGATCTCGCCAAGCACGTGCTCTTGCACGAAGAATGGGAGTGGCGCATCCCCCTTCAAATCGACTGGCCCCGATGGCTCGGGGCCATGGGCATCTCCGGCGTCGATGCGCGCCGCGGCCCACGTTTTTCGTATTCGCACATGACCTTGCAGGCGGCCGAGGAAGGTCAGGGCGTTGCCCTTGCGAGCTCCGCGCTGGTCGGCGATGCCCTAGCCTCCCGACGCCTCGTTCGGCCTTTTGGCGATCGCTTCGTGCGCGGGCCCTATGGCTTCTTCATCGTCTCCCCCCTTGGCAGCGCCGCGCGGGACAAAGTCGTTGCGTTCCGCGATTGGGCCCTCGAGGAAGCGACGAGCACCTTCGTCGGGCGTAAGCTCGCCCCTACATGA
- a CDS encoding aminotransferase class III-fold pyridoxal phosphate-dependent enzyme, producing the protein MPHSIGSHVLVPWSVQAGLNPPTVVRAQGSFFFDADGKRYLDWTSGSVCVPLGHGHPKVVEAIRRQADRLCWTPSGFFNDLRSRYAEALSRISPWAEGARVHFTTGGAEANDDLVKVARMVTGRPKVLCAYRAYHGNNLGSAALSGVDRWRDRFSGPCGPGGVVRFLAPYPYRSPFYADTPELETERALAHLETVLSHEGAANVAAILVEPVTGSSGLVVYPKGYLAGLRRLCDEHGILLAFDEVMTGFGRVGKSFASVRLGVTPDLFSFAKGASSSYVPLGGILVREGVARFFDREYFDVGHTHAGHVLAVATGLATLEVYEEEGLFERAILLENWLRQDLTELQGRHPNLVGDVRGLGALFGMELVRDGAGKTPLVAWHHPTPPAAMQAFYRALLARGVYAYGRYNIPLIAPPLNISRQELDLGFEALDAALSEVESLNLDRA; encoded by the coding sequence ATGCCTCATTCGATTGGATCGCACGTTCTCGTTCCATGGTCCGTCCAGGCGGGCTTGAATCCGCCCACGGTCGTTCGTGCCCAGGGCAGCTTCTTCTTCGATGCCGACGGCAAGCGCTACCTCGATTGGACCAGCGGGTCGGTATGCGTGCCCCTCGGGCATGGGCACCCCAAGGTCGTGGAGGCCATCCGGCGGCAGGCCGATCGACTCTGCTGGACACCGTCGGGCTTTTTCAACGACCTGCGCAGCCGCTACGCCGAGGCGTTGAGTCGCATTTCGCCATGGGCGGAGGGGGCGCGGGTGCACTTCACCACGGGCGGCGCCGAGGCCAACGACGACCTGGTCAAGGTGGCGCGCATGGTCACGGGGCGGCCCAAAGTGCTGTGCGCCTACCGCGCCTACCATGGCAACAATCTGGGCAGCGCCGCGCTCTCCGGCGTGGATCGCTGGCGGGATCGCTTTTCCGGTCCTTGTGGACCAGGAGGCGTGGTTCGCTTCCTCGCACCGTATCCGTACCGGTCGCCGTTTTACGCGGACACGCCGGAGCTCGAGACCGAGCGGGCGCTCGCGCACCTCGAGACGGTGCTATCGCACGAGGGCGCCGCCAATGTGGCGGCCATCCTTGTGGAGCCGGTCACGGGCTCGAGTGGACTCGTGGTCTATCCAAAGGGATACCTCGCAGGGTTGCGGCGGCTTTGCGACGAACACGGCATCTTGCTGGCCTTCGACGAGGTGATGACCGGCTTCGGCCGGGTCGGCAAGTCGTTTGCGTCGGTGCGGCTGGGGGTCACGCCGGATCTGTTCTCCTTCGCCAAGGGCGCGAGCTCCTCGTACGTACCGCTCGGCGGAATCCTGGTGCGAGAAGGCGTGGCAAGGTTTTTCGACCGCGAATACTTCGATGTGGGGCATACCCACGCCGGCCACGTTCTGGCGGTCGCCACGGGCCTGGCCACGCTCGAGGTCTACGAAGAAGAGGGCCTCTTCGAGAGGGCCATCCTTCTCGAAAATTGGCTACGGCAGGACCTGACGGAACTGCAAGGCCGCCACCCGAACCTCGTGGGCGACGTCCGTGGCCTCGGCGCCCTCTTTGGCATGGAATTGGTTCGCGACGGCGCAGGAAAAACGCCGCTGGTTGCGTGGCACCACCCCACGCCGCCGGCAGCCATGCAGGCGTTCTACCGGGCCCTTCTCGCGCGTGGGGTCTATGCGTACGGACGTTACAACATCCCATTGATCGCGCCGCCGTTGAACATCTCGCGGCAGGAGCTCGACCTCGGGTTCGAGGCCCTCGACGCGGCCCTGTCGGAGGTCGAAAGTTTGAATTTGGACCGTGCTTGA
- a CDS encoding alcohol dehydrogenase, whose product MQTYRAVQVRQAGTLEIVQRPIPEPGPGEVRVRVEACGVCHTDALTIENKSRGLTYPRVPGHEIAGRIDALGPGVSGWQVGQRVGVGFLGGHCGHCGACRRGHFVDCTNQRISGITHDGGYAEMVVAHVQGLVALPDGLDAREAAPLLCAGVTTYNALRNSPARGGDLVAIQGIGGLGHLAIQYAKHMGFRVAAIARGAEKAALATRLGATHYIDSVEKDPTKALQELGGARVILATAADSKSMGPLVGGLTARGRMIIVGGSGEPVPVLASQLIFGGRSVEGALTGSAVDAEDTLAFSVHANVRAMIETVPLEKAAEAYAHMMNNKARFRMVMTMT is encoded by the coding sequence ATGCAAACGTATCGTGCAGTCCAAGTTCGCCAGGCAGGCACGTTGGAGATCGTGCAGCGTCCCATACCGGAGCCCGGGCCCGGCGAGGTGCGCGTTCGGGTCGAGGCCTGTGGCGTTTGTCACACGGATGCGTTGACGATCGAGAACAAGTCGCGAGGGCTCACGTATCCGCGTGTGCCGGGGCACGAGATTGCGGGGCGCATCGATGCACTAGGCCCTGGCGTGTCCGGGTGGCAGGTTGGGCAGCGCGTGGGGGTGGGATTTCTCGGCGGGCATTGCGGGCACTGTGGAGCGTGCCGGCGCGGGCACTTCGTGGATTGTACCAATCAGCGGATTTCGGGCATCACGCACGATGGCGGCTATGCGGAAATGGTCGTGGCCCACGTGCAAGGTCTGGTGGCCTTGCCCGACGGGCTCGATGCACGCGAAGCCGCCCCGCTGCTCTGCGCCGGCGTCACCACGTACAATGCATTGCGGAATTCACCGGCGCGCGGGGGCGATCTCGTGGCCATTCAAGGCATTGGAGGCCTGGGGCATCTGGCGATTCAATATGCCAAGCATATGGGCTTTCGCGTCGCAGCCATTGCCCGTGGCGCCGAAAAGGCGGCCCTCGCCACGCGCTTGGGCGCGACGCACTACATCGACAGCGTCGAGAAGGACCCGACGAAGGCGCTGCAGGAGCTGGGCGGCGCCCGCGTCATCCTCGCGACCGCCGCGGACAGCAAATCCATGGGACCGCTGGTCGGCGGGCTCACGGCGCGCGGCCGCATGATCATCGTCGGCGGCTCGGGCGAGCCCGTCCCGGTCTTGGCTTCGCAACTCATTTTCGGCGGCCGATCCGTCGAAGGGGCCCTCACCGGATCGGCCGTCGATGCGGAGGATACCCTCGCCTTCAGCGTGCACGCGAACGTGCGCGCGATGATCGAGACCGTCCCTCTCGAGAAGGCCGCCGAGGCGTATGCGCACATGATGAATAACAAGGCCCGCTTCCGCATGGTCATGACCATGACCTAG
- a CDS encoding polynucleotide kinase-phosphatase, translated as MTRLVIPELSLVVLVGCSGAGKSTFARTHFKATEILSSDVFRGLVSDDENAQSATPDAFEALHFVAGKRLAAARLTVIDATNVQPESRKPLVALARKYHVLPVAVVLDVPEKVCRERNRARPDRDFGDHVVRQQASQLHRSMRRLKDEGFRHVYVLSTAEEMAACTMVRQPLWNNRKDDHGPFDIVGDVHGCYDELVELLAKLGYAISGTPEQPCITPPEGRKAVFLGDLVDRGPGVVPVLRLVMAMVKAGTARMVPGNHEVKLLRKLRGKDVKLTHGLEQTMRQLGPTDDGFKAELAEFIDGLVSHYVLDGGNLVVAHAGLKEALQGRASGAVREFCLYGESTGETDEYGLPVRYDWATDYRGRAAVVYGHTPVPSAEWNNRTLCIDTGCVFGGALTALRWPERELVSIEAKRVYYEPARPLAPRDDSKMAPRPLDYKDVAGKRIVHTRYAHAVTIRESNAAPALEVMSRFAVDPRWLVYLPPTMSPSETAGAGQAWLERPEEAFAYFAAQGVRHVVCEEKHMGSRAVLVVCKDESVAAARFDVDDGRAGVVYTRTGRPFFGDASLERALVARVRAAMAPLWGELETDWVVLDAEILPWSAKALELLRTQYAAVASAGIASLDAVADLLAARGDIPGMADLATKYRARRDALGAFREAYRRYCWDVRGLDDYRIAPFHVLAAEGRTFVDRSHVWHMETLARLAEADPALLMATRYRAVDLEQPEDVAAATAWWEALTDAGGEGMVVKPREWIQRGPKGLVQPALKCRGREYLRIIYGPEYTMPEHLERLRARQVRLKRTLAVKEFSLGMEALHRFVAREPLFRVHECVFAVLALESEPVDPRL; from the coding sequence ATGACCCGCCTCGTGATTCCCGAGTTGTCACTGGTGGTGCTCGTCGGGTGCTCCGGTGCGGGCAAGTCGACCTTTGCTCGCACGCACTTCAAGGCGACGGAGATTCTCTCGTCGGACGTTTTCCGCGGGCTGGTCTCCGATGACGAAAATGCTCAATCGGCCACGCCGGACGCGTTCGAGGCGCTTCATTTCGTGGCCGGCAAGCGGCTCGCGGCCGCACGCCTCACCGTGATCGACGCCACCAACGTGCAGCCCGAGTCGCGCAAACCCCTGGTGGCGCTGGCGCGGAAGTACCACGTCCTGCCGGTGGCGGTGGTCCTCGACGTCCCCGAGAAGGTGTGCCGCGAGCGCAATCGCGCCCGGCCCGATCGCGATTTCGGCGACCACGTCGTTCGGCAGCAAGCGTCGCAGCTTCATCGCTCGATGCGGCGTCTGAAGGACGAGGGCTTTCGCCACGTGTACGTGCTCTCCACGGCGGAGGAAATGGCGGCCTGCACGATGGTGCGGCAGCCTCTGTGGAACAATCGAAAAGACGACCACGGCCCGTTCGATATCGTGGGGGACGTGCACGGCTGCTACGACGAATTGGTCGAGTTGCTGGCGAAGCTCGGTTACGCCATCAGCGGGACGCCGGAGCAACCATGCATCACGCCGCCCGAGGGCCGCAAAGCCGTATTCCTCGGGGACCTGGTGGACCGCGGTCCCGGTGTCGTTCCGGTGCTCCGCCTGGTCATGGCGATGGTCAAGGCGGGGACGGCGCGGATGGTTCCTGGCAATCACGAGGTGAAGTTGCTGCGGAAGCTGCGCGGCAAGGACGTGAAGCTCACCCACGGGCTCGAGCAAACGATGCGGCAGCTTGGCCCGACGGACGACGGATTCAAGGCCGAGTTGGCCGAGTTCATCGACGGGCTGGTGAGCCATTACGTGCTCGATGGAGGCAACCTGGTGGTCGCACACGCGGGGCTGAAGGAAGCACTTCAGGGTCGCGCGAGCGGGGCGGTGCGCGAATTCTGCCTTTATGGCGAGAGCACCGGTGAAACGGACGAATACGGATTACCGGTGCGCTACGATTGGGCTACCGATTATCGGGGTCGCGCCGCGGTCGTCTACGGGCACACGCCGGTGCCGTCGGCCGAGTGGAACAATCGGACTTTGTGCATCGACACGGGGTGCGTTTTCGGTGGTGCGCTCACGGCGCTTCGATGGCCCGAACGGGAGCTGGTGTCCATCGAGGCCAAGCGCGTCTACTACGAGCCGGCGCGGCCGCTCGCGCCACGGGACGATTCCAAGATGGCGCCGCGCCCGCTCGACTACAAGGACGTGGCGGGCAAGCGCATCGTGCACACGCGCTATGCGCACGCGGTGACCATTCGCGAGTCGAACGCCGCGCCGGCACTCGAGGTGATGAGCCGCTTCGCGGTCGATCCGCGGTGGCTCGTGTACCTGCCGCCGACGATGTCGCCGTCGGAGACCGCGGGCGCTGGGCAGGCCTGGCTCGAGCGCCCCGAGGAGGCGTTCGCGTACTTCGCGGCGCAGGGCGTCCGGCACGTCGTCTGCGAAGAGAAACACATGGGATCGCGTGCCGTGCTCGTCGTCTGCAAAGACGAGTCGGTGGCCGCCGCACGATTCGACGTGGACGACGGCCGCGCCGGCGTCGTGTACACGCGCACCGGGCGCCCCTTCTTCGGGGATGCGTCGCTGGAGCGCGCCCTCGTGGCCCGCGTGCGTGCGGCGATGGCCCCTCTCTGGGGTGAGCTCGAGACCGATTGGGTCGTGCTCGACGCGGAGATTCTGCCCTGGTCGGCGAAGGCGCTGGAGCTCCTGCGGACGCAGTATGCCGCGGTCGCCAGCGCGGGCATCGCTTCGCTCGATGCCGTGGCCGACCTCCTCGCGGCGCGCGGCGACATCCCCGGCATGGCCGATCTCGCGACCAAGTACCGCGCGCGACGCGACGCCCTCGGTGCCTTCCGCGAGGCGTACCGTCGCTATTGCTGGGACGTACGCGGGCTGGACGACTACCGCATTGCGCCCTTCCACGTGCTCGCGGCCGAGGGCCGCACCTTCGTGGACCGCTCCCACGTCTGGCATATGGAGACGTTGGCCCGGCTCGCCGAAGCCGACCCTGCGTTGCTCATGGCCACGCGCTACCGCGCCGTCGATCTCGAGCAACCCGAGGACGTCGCCGCGGCCACCGCGTGGTGGGAGGCCCTCACGGATGCCGGGGGCGAGGGCATGGTCGTGAAGCCGCGCGAATGGATCCAGCGCGGGCCGAAGGGACTCGTGCAGCCGGCGCTGAAGTGCCGCGGGCGCGAGTACCTGCGCATCATCTACGGCCCCGAGTACACCATGCCCGAGCACCTCGAGCGCCTTCGCGCCCGCCAAGTGCGCCTCAAGAGAACCCTCGCCGTGAAAGAGTTCTCCCTGGGCATGGAGGCATTGCACCGCTTCGTGGCGCGCGAGCCGCTGTTTCGCGTGCACGAGTGCGTCTTCGCCGTCCTTGCCCTGGAGAGCGAGCCCGTCGACCCGCGGCTCTAG
- a CDS encoding 3' terminal RNA ribose 2'-O-methyltransferase Hen1, producing the protein MLLTISTNDPGLRPATDLGYLLGKNPERVQSFELGFGQAHVFYPVACAEQCTVALLLDVDPVRLARRPAERDGYVPLEPYVNDRPYVASSFLSVAMAQVFGSALGGRSRERPERAVQALAFEARLESLPCRGGRMLVEKLFAPLGYAVEVERLPLDSRFPAWGDGPYHRVRLRGAVRLGELLSHLYVLIPVLDDEKHYWVGDDEVEKLVRKGEGWLATHPERDLIAYRYLRHQRVLVRNALERLSIDEGAPPDAADAEAAAAEEAVEKRLRLDQVRIEAVVAELRALGAHSVIDLGCGEGKLLRALFREKAFARLAGVDVSLRALEIARQRLERDRNDRIVLMQGALTYRDERFRGFDAAALVEVIEHVDPSRLGALEGVVFGDARPGSVIVTTPNVEYNVLFESLPAGRHRHADHRFEWTRDEFAAWVSRTAAVHGYAASIRGIGGEHPMHGAPTQMAVFRRAGGEGA; encoded by the coding sequence ATGCTCCTTACCATCTCCACGAACGATCCCGGGCTCCGTCCTGCGACGGATCTCGGCTATCTCCTGGGCAAAAATCCCGAGCGCGTGCAGTCGTTCGAGCTCGGCTTTGGGCAGGCACACGTGTTCTATCCGGTGGCGTGTGCCGAGCAGTGCACCGTGGCGCTGCTGCTCGATGTCGATCCCGTACGCCTGGCGCGCAGGCCCGCGGAGCGCGATGGCTACGTGCCCCTCGAGCCCTACGTGAACGATCGGCCTTACGTTGCATCGTCGTTTCTGAGCGTGGCCATGGCCCAGGTCTTTGGCTCGGCATTGGGCGGCCGGAGCCGGGAGCGGCCGGAGCGGGCCGTGCAGGCATTGGCGTTCGAGGCCCGCCTCGAATCGCTCCCGTGCCGCGGTGGCCGCATGCTCGTCGAGAAGCTCTTCGCCCCGCTCGGTTACGCGGTCGAGGTCGAACGCCTGCCGCTCGATTCACGGTTTCCCGCCTGGGGAGACGGCCCGTATCACCGCGTGCGCCTCCGAGGCGCCGTTCGACTCGGAGAATTGCTGTCGCACCTGTACGTGCTCATTCCCGTGCTCGACGACGAAAAGCACTATTGGGTCGGTGACGACGAAGTGGAAAAGCTCGTGCGCAAAGGCGAGGGGTGGCTCGCCACGCACCCCGAACGCGACCTCATCGCCTATCGCTATTTGCGGCATCAACGCGTCCTCGTTCGAAATGCGTTGGAGCGCCTGTCCATCGACGAAGGCGCACCCCCCGATGCGGCGGATGCGGAAGCCGCCGCGGCCGAAGAAGCCGTGGAGAAGAGGTTGCGGCTGGACCAAGTACGCATCGAAGCCGTGGTCGCCGAATTGCGCGCACTCGGCGCGCATTCCGTGATCGATCTCGGGTGCGGGGAGGGGAAGCTTTTGCGGGCGCTGTTTCGCGAAAAGGCGTTTGCGCGGCTTGCGGGGGTGGACGTCTCGTTGCGCGCGCTGGAGATCGCACGGCAGCGGCTCGAGCGCGACCGGAACGACCGCATCGTCCTGATGCAAGGCGCGCTCACCTACCGCGACGAGCGATTTCGCGGCTTCGACGCCGCGGCGCTCGTGGAGGTCATCGAGCACGTTGATCCGTCGCGCCTCGGGGCACTCGAGGGGGTCGTCTTTGGCGATGCGCGCCCCGGCAGCGTCATCGTGACCACACCCAATGTAGAATACAATGTTCTCTTCGAGTCGCTTCCGGCGGGACGACACCGCCATGCCGACCATCGCTTCGAATGGACCCGCGACGAATTTGCTGCGTGGGTTTCGCGCACGGCGGCGGTTCACGGCTATGCCGCGTCCATCCGGGGGATCGGTGGGGAGCATCCAATGCACGGTGCGCCAACGCAGATGGCCGTCTTTCGGCGCGCAGGAGGAGAAGGCGCATGA
- a CDS encoding nuclear transport factor 2 family protein: protein MIDPKALIQDYFDCIEQGDEARLLSMLHPGVVQQELPNRLNPNGVEYDLAGMIEAFRRGTKVLFSQKYEIKNMVAQGDTMALEVAWSGTLAVAVGSRAPGDVLRASFAVFIEFRDGQIFRQRNYDCFEPF from the coding sequence ATGATCGATCCGAAAGCGCTGATTCAGGACTACTTCGACTGCATCGAGCAGGGGGACGAAGCGCGGCTTCTTTCGATGCTGCACCCGGGTGTCGTCCAGCAGGAACTGCCCAACCGTCTCAACCCGAACGGCGTCGAATACGATCTCGCGGGCATGATTGAAGCGTTCCGGCGTGGGACCAAGGTGCTCTTCAGCCAAAAGTACGAAATCAAGAACATGGTCGCCCAAGGCGACACGATGGCGCTCGAAGTCGCATGGTCCGGCACCCTCGCCGTCGCCGTCGGCTCGCGCGCCCCCGGTGACGTCCTTCGCGCAAGCTTCGCCGTCTTCATCGAATTTCGCGACGGTCAGATCTTCCGCCAACGCAACTACGACTGCTTCGAACCTTTCTAG